From the genome of Lycorma delicatula isolate Av1 chromosome 11, ASM4794821v1, whole genome shotgun sequence, one region includes:
- the LOC142332509 gene encoding proton channel OtopLc-like produces the protein MFAADATNICEIKDRHTVTDYSPRSKRAQTGLKLLFMGVTQFIIWKIDNNIDDMFHGIYLMYLYVGSIAVIICIYIWVLVDSCASFHGDDDPAITTTVMTDAELGSLSLTRFGSLKRAHISRDKTSATSFYLRVGALAFGLGTLVFNGLEMAMHSMMEGSCLNDVVFVHPVLHGLFTFLQMHFLFVNSQVLVEKFGLVARFGFMHLAATNLALWARLVIWESGMEWTYFVHLAQSSGITTRSSSAFDAGIPTPLQLKGFPRSVTFSRVQRDTSKHSYNGSLWGAEIYHPISEDHIAQVVALHQCLNTNSLGQLWTSSMPFLYPFIVQFSLIAAGVTYIMGKNVGRDRIRKLKPQINKKMMCNNSTSNNNNNNNNSKLCGSASCILESRYGGSHHIDCAGSSKGLFLGLLCLVAGIVVIIIFLVVKEDEGFPTATLFWMTTGTLSVILSVSCIMTVIGLVQIRKLSHTNRSPTMLDGILSVVTLVGIQLYSVFGLMVGVVTLVVAPPHSSEQRQHIMLVVVSVLQLLQSGAQSTLIGEALRRGSVTRHQLLTKPGRQVITFLLCINATLWAFDSFVTQSWLSQELQLRFLGVLAWGVLSRISLPLVVFYRFHSGVLLLEVWQRAYRSIRLDSNN, from the exons ATGTTTGCTGCTGATGCAACAAACATTTGTGAAATCAAAGATCGacacacagttacagattacAGCCCCCGCTCTAAAAGAGCGCAAACAGGACTAAAG tTGTTATTTATGGGTGTTACTCAGTTCATTATATggaaaattgataataatattgatgataTGTTTCAC GGTATTTATTTGATGTACCTGTACGTCGGAAGTATAGCagttataatatgtatatacatatgggTATTAGTCGATAGTTGTGCATCATTCCACGGTGATGACGATCCTGCCATAACTACAACTGTTATGACCGATGCTGAGCTTGGCAGTTTATCGTTAACTAGATTCGGTTCATTGAAACGTGCTCACATTTCTAGAGATAAAACCTCAGCAACCAGTTTTTACTTGAGAGTCGGTGCATTAG catTCGGCCTAGGTACACTGGTGTTTAACGGTTTAGAAATGGCAATGCATTCGATGATGGAAGGCTCATGTCTAAATGATGTTGTGTTTGTCCATCCGGTATTACATGGATTGTTTACATTTCtacaaatgcattttttattcGTCAATTCACAG GTCCTCGTAGAGAAATTTGGTTTGGTAGCAAGATTTGGATTTATGCATTTGGCTGCTACTAATCTAGCGCTCTGGGCAAGATTAGTTATATGGGAAAGCGGAATGGAATGGACATATTTCGTTCACCTTGCACAATCTTCTGGAATCACAACGAGGTCATCATCGGCATTTGATGCAGGAATCCCAACACCATTACAACTAAAAGGATTTCCACGTTCGGTTACATTCAGCCGAGTACAACGGGATACAAGCAaacata GTTATAATGGATCTTTATGGGGTGCTGAAATTTATCATCCGATATCAGAAGATCATATAGCACAAGTGGTCGCTCTACACCAGTGCTTAAATACTAACTCATTGGGTCAACTTTGGACTTCTTCTATGCCATTTTTATACCCATTCATAGTGCAATTCAG TTTAATTGCAGCTGGTGTAACATACATTATGGGTAAAAATGTAGGACGTGACAGGATACGTAAATTAAAACcgcaaattaataaaaagatgatGTGTAACAACAGTacaagtaataacaataacaataataataattcaaaattatgtgGATCGGCTAGCTGTATATTGGAATCTCGTTATGGTGGCAGTCATCATATAGATTGTGCAGGTTCAAGTAAAGGCCTTTTTCTTGGTTTACTCTGTCTTGTTGCTGGAATCgttgtcataattatttttttagtagttaaagAAGATGAAGGATTCCCGACAGCCACGTTATTCTGGATGACTACTGGTACATTGAGCGTTATATTATCTGTGAGTTGTATTATGACGGTTATTGGTCTGGTACAAATCAGAAAGCTTTCACATACAAACAGATCTCCAACCATGTTAGACGGCATATTATCAGTAGTTACCCTTGTTGGTATACAACTTTATTCAGTGTTCGGTTTAATGGTCGGTGTTGTGACGTTGGTGGTAGCTCCACCACACAGTTCTGAACAAAGACAACATATAATGTTGGTTGTTGTAAGTGTATTACAATTACTACAGTCCGGTGCACAGAGTACATTAATCGGAGAAGCATTACGAAGAGGATCGGTCACCAGACATCAACTTCTTACTAAACCTGGACGCCAA GTAATAACCTTCCTACTGTGCATCAATGCTACATTATGGGCGTTTGATTCCTTTGTGACTCAAAGTTGGCTCAGTCAAGAGTTACAACTTCGTTTTTTGGGTGTTCTAGCGTGGGGAGTACTGTCACGCATATCGCTGCCATTAGTTGTATTTTACCGTTTTCATTCTGGTGTACTTTTGCTTGAAGTATGGCAGAGAGCATATAGAAGCATACGTCTTGATTCAAATAATTGA